Genomic window (Pseudomonadota bacterium):
AGCCCTACTCCGCCTTGGCGGGCTTCTCCGGCTTCTCTTTCTTGGGCTTGCCGCCGCCCTGCGCGGCCTTGGCCTTGCCCTTGGCTTTGGCGGCGTCCTCTTTCTTCACCTTGACGTCCTTCTCGGCGGTCTCGCGAACGTGTTGCGCGATCTTGTCGATAGCGGCGATCCTGGACTTCGCCTTCCTCAGATCGGCGGCGAGGGCACGCAGCACCGCGTCCTTCGACTGCTTCTTCCCCTCGACGCCCGCGGCCGCGAGCTTGGCCTTCCGAGCCTCGAGAAGCTCGACGGCTTTCTGGAGTTGTTTTTCCCGGATATCCCGATTGATAGAGCCCATTTCCTCGTCTCCTCGATGGCGGACGGACCCATGCTCCGCGACCGCCCGACTCAAGCACGGCACCTTCTCACAAGCGGGCGAAGAGGGCAAGCCCGCGTTTGCCGCGCACTGTTTTGCGTGTTTTGGCGTTGTGTCGGCCTTGTCGCGACTTATACTTTCGAAGACGGGTCATCGAAGGGCGGACCCCAGCCGAAAGGTCGTCAGGAGAGCGTCGTTGCATGGTCGGGATGGAACTCAGGCAGCAGCTGAAACTTTCGCAACAGCTGGTGATGACGCCACAGCTCCAGCAGGCGATCAAGCTGCTGCAACTCTCCCGGGTCGAGCTCGTCGACATGGTGCACCAGGAGCTCGAGGAGAACCCGGTGCTCGAGGAGAACCCCGAGCCGGTTTCGTTCGAGGATCGCGGCGTCGTCGAGGTCCCGGGCAACCTCCCCCCCGAGCCGCAATCGCCGGTGACGTCGGTGCCGACCGACCGCGAGGCGATCAGCGGGACCCGCGAGATCGACTGGGAGAAGTATCTCGAGAACTACGCGAACCAGGGGCCGGCGCCCTCGGGCTCGGCCCGCTCCGGCAACGACGAGCTGCCGCCGCTCGAGGCCACGCTCGGATCGACGACGACGCTCGCGGATCACCTCCGCTGGCAGCTCAAGATGTCCGTGGTCAACGACGAGGAGGAGCGGTTCGCGAACCTCGTCATCGGGAACCTGGATCAGGACGGCTACTTCAAGGAGCCCCCGCTCGAGGAGCTCGCCCGGGAGGCGGGGATCGAGTGCGAGGACGCCGAAGAGGTCCTGAAGATGATCCAGCTGTTCGATCCCGTCGGGGTCGCCTCGCGGAACCTCCGCGAGTGCCTCCTCGTGCAGGTCGACGCGCTCGAGCTCGACATCGATGTCCGCGAGATCATCGAACGGCACCTCACGAACCTCGAGAAGCGCAACTACCAGGCGATCGCGAAGGATCTGGGGCTCGACATCGAGGACGTGTACGCGGCGGCGAAGATCGTCGCCAACCTCGAGCCGCGCCCGGCGCGCAACTACGTCTCCGAGGAGACGCGCTACATCATCCCCGACGTCTTCGTGCACAAGATCGGGGATCGCTACTTCGTCGTGCCCAACGACGACGGGATGCCCCGGCTCAAGATCTCGGGCTTCTTCCGGTCGGCCATGGACTCGGGGCCGGAGGCCAAGGAGTACGTGCAGAACAAGCTGCGATCCGCGCAGTGGCTCATCCGCTCCATCGACCAGCGGCGGCGGACGATCGTCAAGGTGACCGAGACCATCGTGGACAAGCAGCGCGACTTCTTCGAGCGCGGCGTCGACTACCTGAAGCCCATGATCC
Coding sequences:
- the rpoN gene encoding RNA polymerase factor sigma-54, with product MVGMELRQQLKLSQQLVMTPQLQQAIKLLQLSRVELVDMVHQELEENPVLEENPEPVSFEDRGVVEVPGNLPPEPQSPVTSVPTDREAISGTREIDWEKYLENYANQGPAPSGSARSGNDELPPLEATLGSTTTLADHLRWQLKMSVVNDEEERFANLVIGNLDQDGYFKEPPLEELAREAGIECEDAEEVLKMIQLFDPVGVASRNLRECLLVQVDALELDIDVREIIERHLTNLEKRNYQAIAKDLGLDIEDVYAAAKIVANLEPRPARNYVSEETRYIIPDVFVHKIGDRYFVVPNDDGMPRLKISGFFRSAMDSGPEAKEYVQNKLRSAQWLIRSIDQRRRTIVKVTETIVDKQRDFFERGVDYLKPMILRDVAEAVGMHESTISRVTTAKYVHTPQGIFELKYFFNSSIRRTTEEDIASESVKSKIREIVGGEDTRRPLSDQRIVQLLREGGIVIARRTVAKYREMMGILSSTKRKKYF